In Candidatus Eisenbacteria bacterium, the DNA window TCGAGTTCCAGGGATGCCGCCTCCCCGGGCCGGAGCTGATAATGAACTCTCACCTCATCCACGGTCAGGGATCCGAAACGAAGCGCTGCCAGAAGATCTGTTTCAACTGCGGGAGCCTTTGTTGAACCCGTTACAACCGCCTTCAGATCGGCGAAGAGGCTGTCAGGCCAGGATGCCTCAGGCCGCAATCTCTGCAGCAGGGCCGTTCCGCGCAGATGCGCCTCGGCCTGCGCCCAAATGGAATCGGGAGCCAAAGTACCGAAGGCATCGATATGCATGTCCGAAAAAGCCAGCGATAGTGTATCGGCTTGGAAGGTGTCATTGCGATAAGAGAGTGACGCCCGCCCGCCATCGATCCATGAATTGGGAGCGATCTCGATTCGCAGGGAGGTCTCCGGTTTGAGCCCTACCTTTACGGTCCCTTTGCCCGAGATTTTGATACCTTCGAGTGGAGGAAGCCCCTGCACAAAGCCGGCGAGTTCGGGAATTGCAGAGATGTCCTGAATCCCGGGTGTGTGGAGAACGAGGTCGACGTCAAGCGTCTCAGGCATGATGCCTTTGCGATCCACCCGGATCGACAGGTCAACACCCCACGCATTGTCGTCTAGGACGCCTTCTTCGCCCGAGAGGACGATCCTGATCCTGTTATCTTGGGAAGAAGAGAGCGCCAGGGCTATCGTCTGTGTCCCGAATTGTCCCAGAATGCGCCCCTTCGCTTGTCCTCGTCTCATGTCGACTTGCAGCTCCCCTTGATCAACGCGCCATTTTCCATCCGTCTGCTTGGCGGAGCACTGATTCAATGTCACATCGGGGGCGTGGCCCTTGAGGAGGTCGATACTGCCTCCGAGGATGATTTCACTCATCATGAGGTTTTTGGTCCATCGGATGCGCGTGACGCTCAGCCGGAACTGATCCACGGCGATAGAGGGCAGGGCTGGGATCTCCCCAGCGCGGGGGAATCCGGATGAGGCCCCGTGCGCTTTCTTGGGATCTTGTGGTGTTTCCCCAATCGTAAGAATAGATTGTATAGCCTCCACATCTGCAATGACCCCGAGCATGGAAAGTTCGGAGACCTGAATATCCCGGCGCAGGAGCTGCAGGGGCATGATCGAGATCCGCAGGGAATCGGCGGCAAGAAGTGTATCTTCCGGCGTCGTCCATAGAATCCCTGAAATCGCCACGGAATCCAGAGCACGCCACCTGGCGCTCTTGACGGAAAGGCTGCCCGGAGCAACTTTGATGACACGGCGGATTGTATAAGCCAAGATCTCGTTCCGGATCGGCGCCACGGTCGAGACGAGCACGCCGGCGAGAAGCCCGATGCCGACGAGCACGATCAGCAGAGTGAGGCCGTACCGGAGGGCTCGGCGCCGGCGGCTCTCGGATCGCTCTCTATCAGTATCGCTCGTCATCATCCCTGCTCATTTCATGTCATGGGCTGCCACTAGAAGGGGTTTCCAATACTGATATGGATGACCGTCTTGGGCTGCATGGGGACCTTATCCGTCAGCCTCCTGCCGATATCGAGTCGAATGGGGCCAACCGGAGTCTGAACCATAATGGCCGGGCCTACGGCGATTTCCAGATCATCGAGGGATGCCTCTTGCCTGCGCTGCCAAACCTGCCCGGAGTCAACAAAGAGCGCCCCCTTGAAGCGCCAGATGAGGGGAAAGCGGATTTCCGCCGCCGCTTCGATTTTTTCCTCCCCACCCAGGGGCGTTCCACTCTCATCGACGGGGCCCAGCTGTCGGCGTTTGAAACCGCGCATCGATGTGGCTCCACCAGCGTAGAACCGCTTGTTGGGGAGAAGAACCTTAGAACCACTCGTGGGCGCCCCGAGTCCCCATACGATCTTTGTCGCCAGGACGACTCCGCTCAGGAGACTGACATAAGAAGACGCAGAAGCCAGGCCAAGAATATAATGGTTCTCCGACACCGCCCCCGGCAGTCCCCATTCGATATTGATCCCGCTGATCGTGCCGCGGGTTGGGTAGAAGCGGGTGTCGATCGCCTCCCGGTTCCATCCGAGGGAAATAATGCTCAGGAGTCCGGCGCCTTCTACAGAGGGATCCTCATCGGGGATCTTGGCTTCTACATTAATACGCGACACCGCCACTCCGAGTCTGGCCGCCGTCATCGCTGAGAACCGGTATCGGATGGCAAATTCACCTTGGACACCCAGCAGGTTGTAGCTCTCTTCGCGCTCCCGATTCAACGAGGCATTGAGGATTCCCCGGGTTTGAGATCCGAGAAGCGCCGGCCACCAGGTTGATGCCCCCACGCTCTGTTTGAAACGTGAGGCCGCTCCCCTCAGTTCCGCTCCTCGGCCCTTTTTAAAGAGATTCCGGTGCCCCCATCGGCTGTATCCCCGAAGATAATCATCGGTCCAGAAGCCGATCCCCGCTTCGGCATAGATCATGTCTCTCTCCACAAGATCAGCTTGTACATTCAAGCGATCAGAGGTTGAGGGAGCGGCCGCCACCCGGACGCGTCGAAAGAGTTCCAGGAGCCGCAGGTTCTCCTCGGCCATGTGAAGCCGGGTCGGAGAATAGATTTCGCCCGGTTGAATGTCGATGGACTTGCCGACAAGGGCTTTAAGATCCTCACGAGCGCCGTCGATCAGGATATCTCCGAAGAAACTCTTGGGCCCTGGTTGTACATTAAACTGCAAATCGACCCGTGTTGTGTCGAGGGGAGTGATCAGGGATTCGACCTTGACCGAGGCGTAACCGGCTCTTTGCAAGGCCAGTTCGATGGACCTTGCCGCCTGCTGCACGGGCGCATCTGAGAAAGGCGATCCCTTGGTTAAGCCAAGGGAGGCGGTGGCGGCGCGCTCGAGCGCTGCGGGAACTCCGGTCACGACAATGTCATGGATCAGGATACGCGGACCCGCTTGCGCCTCTAGAATAACCCTCACCCTGCTTTTCTTTACTTCGGGTTCGAAGGATGCCGTCACACGAGCCTGCGGATATCCATGACGCGCCAAGTAGAGCCGGGCTCTCTCAAGATCTTCCTGCAGGATTGTGGGGTAGAAGGTTGGCCTGCGTGTTTTCAGGAGTTGTCGGCGGGGCGTCAAGGCGAGCCCCTTCTCCAGGCCGCCGACGAGAGCCGGGTCCACGCCGCGGATGTCCAAAGACGATACGAACCAACCCTTGTAGGCCGACGGATCATCGCCCGCCTGCGCCGCCCCGTGAGAGCAGAGGCAGGCCAGAACCGTGGCCAGAAGAGCGGCGGCTCCACGGAGAATGGTGTGTCTTCCCGGACGTTCCGTCATTATCATGGCTTTCGGACGCGCGATACCCGTTGAGAGGAGATTCGTTCACTCATTTTGTAAGAGTATGCCCTCAGGACGGAGAGATAAAGCCATCTTGACGCGGAGCCGCTTCAATGAGGAGCCGTAGACGATCATGAACAGAATAGGGATAGTATTAATGGCATGGGTTATCAGCGTCGTTTTCTGGCCCGATACATCGATTGCGGATCCGTCAAATCGGGTGCGAGGCCTCGTTTGGATCCAACCGGCCCTTGGGTGGTCGGTTGGAGATGATCGGGTCAGTGGCCAAATCGATGCGGATATCAGCATTTACGATATCCCGACCATCGGACCTATCAGCGCGACCCTTCCTGTCAGCGCCGATGTGATCTTTGAGGATCCCACCGGCATTCTGGCCGGGGGAGAGCTGAGCGTCGGGCGCTACGGACTCGAGGTCAATCTGATCTACTTGCCGGAGGCGGCCACGGTGCAGGGTGGCGTGAAGATGTGCGGGGGGCTACTGACCGATGCCGAGTGCGATCTGCTCCGTCTGTTGGACCCGTTGGGGTCAGGGATGACGGTGCCGGATGATCTGATTGTAGAAGACCAACTCGGGAATTTAGCTGTTACGGTCGGCGTTAACTATCACCTCGTGGCGGCCAAGAAATGGGATATCTGGGCGGGCCCGATGATTGTCTGGTCGGTTTGGGACACATACGATTTCTCGGATGTTCAAGTCCAGCTCAGCACGTCGCTGGAGAGCCTGCTGGCGCAGTTCCGCTACTTCGCGGGCGACGACCTCGACCTGCCGGGCGGCAGCGGAAGATATAGGGCGGGCGGATTAAGCGCCGGTCTCGCCTACCGTTTTGGCGGGTGATGCGCACGCTGTCGTGGGTTCTATGGGGTGGAACTGCGTCATCGACCGACCGTTCAGAAACATCCAGGATGGAGACTTTCACAAAACTGGATGATGATGATAGGTTGAAGGCCACAGCTCCTTTCTTGATGCAACGCCGGCTATCATGCCCGATACTCAAAACACATTCCTCACCAGCCAATGATTAGGGAAATCCCGCGTAAACATTATCTTCCTTTGGATCGTGAATGGATAAGGGTTGGGGTCTTTTCCACACTATTGATTGAGCACAACCCTTCCGCACAGGGCATTCCAGTCTCCGCAGCGCATCCCCAAAATGCCGGCGAGTCATTGTTTTTCAAGGAGAAATGTGATAAAATCAATATGTTCTGTAGGATAGCATTTTTCCTTCCGGCGCAGATCGATTCGATGGACATTTTTAATGCGCTGCTGGGATTCGACACTCATCTGGGCGGTCCCCGGGACCTTTCCCGGCCAACATGTCTCTTCCGGTATCAGTTTAGACCGGTAGCAGTTTGGAAAGGATAAAAGGATGCGCAAAGCTCGACACATTTCATTGATGCTCCTGCCGCTGGCCCTTCTACTGGCCGGCGGGACGGCCTCCTACGCCTTTGTTGAAGTTGATGAAGCACCCCTTCAGATTTCTCGACTCGGTTGGGTGGAGGAGGGAGGGCTCTTAATCCAGCCCACCGAGAAATCCAGCCTGGAAAAGAGCTCCGCGCTCAGCGCCTTAACCGAACGGTATGGAGGGAATTGGCGGTTTAACCGGAATGCGATCACCGGCGGTTTTCATACGATTTATGGATCCGGATTCCAATTCGCCGGGTCCATCAGCACGAGCATGGATGCGGAACAAGCCGCTCAGACTTTCGTTGCCGCCAATCCGGATATCTTCGGCGCGGGATTGGATGCATTGAAAACGGCTGAGATCCGGAACGGTGTCGGCAAGTGGGTTGTTCATTTCGACCAGGTCGTCAATGGCGTTCGAGTCGTCGGCGGGCGGGCTCATGTCGTCTTCACCGAGTCGGGCCGGATTTTCGCCATGGGCTCCGATGTTTACCCCAATGTCCTTGATAGGATGGGAGGCGCGACCCCGATTCTGTCTGAAGCCGAGGCGATCTCCATCGCAAGCCGCGATATCGGTTTCTTGGATGGCACCGACATTGTCACCCACCATGAGCTGGTCATTCTGCCCGTGCGGGAGGATGCCGGCGAGCTTCTCGAGCTCAACTACCGGCTTGCCTATAGACTTGATCTATTTGTGATAGACCCGCGCAGCCACTGGTCCACCTATGTGGACGCCCAAAGCGGCGAGATTCTCTGGCGGGAGAGTCTGATCCGCACGCTTGATTACACCGGCCACATTCAGGGCGATGTGGAGTGGGACGGCTATTGCGATGGTTACACAAATAACTACCCGGTCGAGGAGATGATAGTCAATATCTCCGGTGTCGGATCGACGATTTCTGATACAAACGGAGACTTCACCCTTTCGTACGGTGGAACCGACACCAGAACCGCCACGGCCCGGTTCCTCAGCCAGTGGCTCAATGTGGACCGCTATACAGGAACAAACGCGCAATTCAGCGGCTCCATCACACCCGGGAACTCTTTAACCATTGACTGGTCAAACTCAAACTCCCTTCCAAGCGAGCGGGACTGCTTTGCCTATCTCAACCATGAGCATAGTTGGCTCAATGAGGTGGATCCCTCTTTTACCGGCATGGATTACGAGGTACCCTGTTCGGTTGAGCGAACCGATGGCTACTGCCCTGGAAATGCCTGGTACGACTACTACGGCGTCAACTTCTGTTCTGAATCCAGCAGCTATGGCAATACCGGCCGGCTGGGAGATGTGGCCTACCATGAGTATGGCCACGGTATAACCCATGAGATCTACAACCCGAACGATCCCCCGAGCGATCTGCATGAGGGGAACTCGGATGTGGCGGCTCTTCTACTGACAAGGGAGCCCCGGCTCGGGCTTGGCTTTTATTTGAACAACTGCACCTCGGGCATCCGCAATGCTGAGAACTCGCTGATCTATCCGGATGATCTGACCGGAGCGGGTCACACCGATGGGCAGATCATCTCCGGCTTTATATGGGATTCCTGGCAGGCTCTTATGGACGCCTTCCCCTGGGAATATGCCGATGATGTGATTGCCCACGATTGGCATTTCGCGCGAATGCTCGGCCTGCCGCATAATATGCCTGACCAGATCTATTGGACCTTCGTGGCCGATGATGATGACGGCAATCTCGACAACGGGACACCGCATCACGCCTATCTTTGTGTTGGCGCGACCAACCACGGCTTTGACTGTCCTGAGATTATCAGCCCGATTTCTATTGTGCACACACCCGTCACAGAGCAGACAAGCACCACAGATCCCACACTGATCACCGCGAATATATCCTCCTCCTCACCGATTAATGAGAGCGCCTGCCGTGTCACCTACAGGGTCGATGGCGGCTCCTTCTCAAATGTGGGTATGACGAATGTGGGCGGTGACGACTTTGCCGGCTACATCCCGGCCCAGGCTGCTTGTACATTCGTTGAGTATTATATTTACGGCGAGGATGACAATGCTTTCTCCGCGACCCATCCGTCCAACGCCCCCGTGTCACTCCACGGCTTCTATGTGGGGGAGATTACAACCGTCTTTGAGGATGATTTTGAAACGAACCTCGGATGGAGCGTCGGTGATACGGGTGATGATGCCACGACAGGTGTTTGGGAGCGTTGCGATCCCCAGGGCACGACGGCGCAGCCTGAAAATGATCACACGCCGGCACCGGGTGTGAGCGCCTACATTACACAATGCGCCGCGGGTTCAGGCCAAGGCAGCTATGACATCGACGGCGGCAAGACCACGCTGATGTCTCCCGTCTTCGATTTATCTTCTTACTCGAGCGCCACCGCGAGTTACTACCGCTGGTATTCCAATGACACCGGCTCGGGAGCCGGCGAGGACTACTGGGTTGTCCAGGTCACCGATGACGGATGGTCGACTTGGGCGACGCTCGAAAATACAAATGTGACGAACCGCAGCTGGCTCCAGATGCAATTTGATCTGGGCAGCCTCGTGAACCTCAACCATCAGGTGCAGTTCCGGTTTATCGCCAGCGAT includes these proteins:
- a CDS encoding PepSY domain-containing protein, which translates into the protein MRKARHISLMLLPLALLLAGGTASYAFVEVDEAPLQISRLGWVEEGGLLIQPTEKSSLEKSSALSALTERYGGNWRFNRNAITGGFHTIYGSGFQFAGSISTSMDAEQAAQTFVAANPDIFGAGLDALKTAEIRNGVGKWVVHFDQVVNGVRVVGGRAHVVFTESGRIFAMGSDVYPNVLDRMGGATPILSEAEAISIASRDIGFLDGTDIVTHHELVILPVREDAGELLELNYRLAYRLDLFVIDPRSHWSTYVDAQSGEILWRESLIRTLDYTGHIQGDVEWDGYCDGYTNNYPVEEMIVNISGVGSTISDTNGDFTLSYGGTDTRTATARFLSQWLNVDRYTGTNAQFSGSITPGNSLTIDWSNSNSLPSERDCFAYLNHEHSWLNEVDPSFTGMDYEVPCSVERTDGYCPGNAWYDYYGVNFCSESSSYGNTGRLGDVAYHEYGHGITHEIYNPNDPPSDLHEGNSDVAALLLTREPRLGLGFYLNNCTSGIRNAENSLIYPDDLTGAGHTDGQIISGFIWDSWQALMDAFPWEYADDVIAHDWHFARMLGLPHNMPDQIYWTFVADDDDGNLDNGTPHHAYLCVGATNHGFDCPEIISPISIVHTPVTEQTSTTDPTLITANISSSSPINESACRVTYRVDGGSFSNVGMTNVGGDDFAGYIPAQAACTFVEYYIYGEDDNAFSATHPSNAPVSLHGFYVGEITTVFEDDFETNLGWSVGDTGDDATTGVWERCDPQGTTAQPENDHTPAPGVSAYITQCAAGSGQGSYDIDGGKTTLMSPVFDLSSYSSATASYYRWYSNDTGSGAGEDYWVVQVTDDGWSTWATLENTNVTNRSWLQMQFDLGSLVNLNHQVQFRFIASDEGTGSIVEAGVDDFMISSCGGAVSDTEPPEVTVVAPNGGEEINALSAYTITWTSSDNIAVTGTIVLLSTDGGSTYPDTLATLAGETSFEWAVPDVDEPDCRIRVVCVDAESNEGSDISDADFRIIPHDGTAPEVTVVAPNGGEEIDALSAYTISWTSSDNIAVTGTIVLLSIDGGSTYP
- a CDS encoding BamA/TamA family outer membrane protein, which produces MTERPGRHTILRGAAALLATVLACLCSHGAAQAGDDPSAYKGWFVSSLDIRGVDPALVGGLEKGLALTPRRQLLKTRRPTFYPTILQEDLERARLYLARHGYPQARVTASFEPEVKKSRVRVILEAQAGPRILIHDIVVTGVPAALERAATASLGLTKGSPFSDAPVQQAARSIELALQRAGYASVKVESLITPLDTTRVDLQFNVQPGPKSFFGDILIDGAREDLKALVGKSIDIQPGEIYSPTRLHMAEENLRLLELFRRVRVAAAPSTSDRLNVQADLVERDMIYAEAGIGFWTDDYLRGYSRWGHRNLFKKGRGAELRGAASRFKQSVGASTWWPALLGSQTRGILNASLNREREESYNLLGVQGEFAIRYRFSAMTAARLGVAVSRINVEAKIPDEDPSVEGAGLLSIISLGWNREAIDTRFYPTRGTISGINIEWGLPGAVSENHYILGLASASSYVSLLSGVVLATKIVWGLGAPTSGSKVLLPNKRFYAGGATSMRGFKRRQLGPVDESGTPLGGEEKIEAAAEIRFPLIWRFKGALFVDSGQVWQRRQEASLDDLEIAVGPAIMVQTPVGPIRLDIGRRLTDKVPMQPKTVIHISIGNPF